The Kaustia mangrovi genome has a segment encoding these proteins:
- a CDS encoding CDP-alcohol phosphatidyltransferase family protein, with product MSWPEFESFDPAQRAREQRLRRFKRVPVRFLLPNLITLLALCSGVTAIRMGVEGRYELAVAAVILAIVLDALDGRVARLLKGTSRFGAELDSLADFVNFGVAPAVLVYLWSLNELKSLGWIVALGLAICCALRLARFNVALDDPDRPAFMMNFFTGVPAPAGAGLALLPMYLGFLGLVPHGEVVALFVLPYTACVGLLMVSQLPTFSGKALGQRVRRDMVLPILLIMVLGAALLLSFPWHMLTAIAVGYIASLPLGFRSYRRQARRFAMRHGKAPAPEAAADVARGDEAE from the coding sequence ATGTCCTGGCCGGAATTCGAATCCTTCGATCCCGCCCAGCGCGCGCGCGAGCAGCGCCTGCGCCGCTTCAAGCGCGTGCCGGTGCGCTTCCTCCTGCCCAACCTCATCACGCTTCTGGCGCTGTGCTCCGGCGTGACCGCCATCCGCATGGGGGTGGAGGGGCGCTACGAGCTGGCCGTCGCCGCGGTCATCCTGGCCATCGTGCTCGATGCGCTCGATGGGCGCGTCGCGCGCCTGCTCAAGGGCACGTCGCGCTTCGGGGCGGAGCTCGACTCGCTTGCCGATTTCGTCAATTTCGGCGTCGCGCCGGCCGTTCTCGTCTATCTGTGGTCGCTCAACGAGCTGAAGAGCCTCGGCTGGATCGTCGCGCTCGGTCTCGCCATCTGCTGCGCACTGCGGCTCGCCCGGTTCAATGTGGCGCTCGACGACCCGGACCGCCCGGCCTTCATGATGAACTTCTTCACCGGCGTGCCGGCGCCGGCGGGGGCGGGGCTGGCGCTCCTGCCCATGTATCTGGGGTTTCTGGGGCTCGTTCCCCATGGCGAGGTGGTCGCCCTGTTCGTGCTGCCCTATACGGCCTGTGTGGGCCTGCTGATGGTGAGCCAGCTTCCCACATTCTCCGGCAAGGCGCTCGGCCAGCGCGTGCGCCGCGACATGGTGCTGCCGATCCTGCTGATCATGGTGCTCGGCGCGGCCCTGCTGCTGAGCTTCCCCTGGCACATGCTGACGGCCATTGCGGTCGGCTATATCGCCAGCCTGCCGCTGGGGTTCCGCTCCTATCGCCGGCAGGCCCGGCGCTTCGCGATGCGCCACGGCAAGGCGCCGGCCCCGGAGGCCGCTGCCGATGTTGCCAGGGGCGACGAGGCGGAATGA
- a CDS encoding efflux RND transporter permease subunit, translating into MMSALDAILSRPRTVLSLMVVMVIAGIVSYVTIPKEARPDIQIPAFYISIALQGVSPEDGERLLVKPMEAELRGLSGLKEITSIATQGHASIIVEFEPEVDLDVASQKVREKVDIAKAELPTSAEEPVVNEINLSLFPTIIVALSGNVPERTLYRLARSLQDEIETVPSVLEANLAGQREELLEVVIDRMALQSYGILQQELIAAVTQNNQLVAAGDIDTGEGRFSIKVPGLFETARDVYAIPVKVSDGTVVTLGQVAEIRRTFKDATSYARFNGEPAITISVVKRIGENIIETNQAVRDAVNAATADWPSNVHVDYALDESEVIYQMLGSLQSAIMTAMALVLIIVVAALGIRSGLLVGLAIPTSFMVSFLIVEMAGLTINNMLLFGMVLTVGMLVDGAIVITEYADRKMAEGLVRGEAYRLAAKRMFWPVASSTATTLAAFLPMLFWPGVTGKFMANLPITVVVVLTASLITAMIFLPVLGSLIGKSEQADDVTLKRLAGQDSGDLGTLPGFTGAYIRLLQRLVRHPGPVLVAAVLILGGIFAGYGAFNNGVTFFVETEPQQASIYIRARGNLSAGEQLTLTREVEDVVRAMNGIETIATSAGNGGRSMGFGDNGGDTPLDVIGKLLIELGPYEERRPGQEILQDIRERAAEIPGIIVEVRAQEDGPPTGKDIQVEVRSQERAKVAAAARRVREHMEDAMTGLTDIEDDSSLPGIDWALTIDREEAGRFGADIASVGALVQLVTNGVLVSTYRPDDARDEVDIRVRLPEGERSVARLDELRLQTPNGLVPIANFVERTPQPAVDTLFRRDGKPSIVVKANAAAGVLADDKVREIRAWMDTQDWPAGVQFSFGGADEGQKESQAFLVKALLVSIFMMFLILVTQFNSFYHTALTLSTVVMSVAGVLLGMLATGQPFSVIMTGTGIVALAGIVVNNAIVLIDTYQRLLEAGYEALDAVVRTCAQRLRPVLLTTVTTIFGLLPMALQVDVDFVNRSVDIGSISSSWWVQLATAIISGLAFATLLTLLLIPVLLAAPTVWRRSLAGRRARRRGETRDTAADPAS; encoded by the coding sequence ATGATGTCCGCCCTCGATGCGATCCTGTCGCGGCCGCGCACCGTGCTGTCGCTGATGGTGGTCATGGTGATCGCCGGCATCGTGAGCTACGTCACGATCCCCAAGGAGGCGCGGCCCGACATCCAGATCCCCGCCTTCTACATTTCCATCGCGCTCCAGGGCGTGTCGCCGGAGGACGGCGAGCGCCTTCTGGTGAAGCCGATGGAGGCGGAGCTGCGCGGGCTTTCGGGGCTGAAGGAGATCACCTCCATCGCCACGCAGGGCCATGCCTCCATCATCGTGGAGTTCGAGCCGGAGGTCGATCTCGACGTCGCCAGCCAGAAGGTGCGCGAGAAGGTCGATATCGCCAAGGCCGAGCTGCCAACGAGCGCGGAGGAGCCGGTCGTCAACGAGATCAATCTGAGCCTCTTCCCCACCATCATCGTGGCGCTGTCGGGCAATGTGCCCGAGCGCACGCTCTACAGGCTCGCGCGCAGCCTGCAGGACGAGATCGAGACGGTACCCTCCGTGCTGGAGGCCAATCTCGCCGGCCAGCGCGAGGAGCTGCTGGAGGTCGTGATCGACCGGATGGCGCTGCAGTCCTACGGCATACTCCAGCAGGAGCTCATCGCCGCGGTCACGCAGAACAACCAGCTCGTCGCGGCGGGCGACATCGACACCGGAGAGGGCCGGTTCAGCATCAAGGTGCCTGGGCTGTTCGAGACCGCGCGCGACGTCTACGCCATTCCCGTCAAGGTCTCCGACGGCACGGTCGTGACGCTCGGCCAGGTGGCCGAGATCCGCCGCACCTTCAAGGACGCGACGAGCTATGCCCGGTTCAACGGCGAACCGGCCATCACCATCTCCGTGGTGAAGCGGATCGGCGAGAACATCATCGAGACCAACCAGGCCGTCCGCGACGCGGTCAATGCGGCGACCGCCGACTGGCCGTCGAACGTCCATGTCGACTACGCGCTCGACGAGTCGGAGGTCATCTACCAGATGCTCGGCTCGCTCCAGTCGGCGATCATGACAGCCATGGCGCTGGTGCTGATCATCGTGGTGGCCGCGCTCGGCATCCGCTCCGGCCTGCTCGTCGGCCTCGCCATCCCGACCTCCTTCATGGTGAGCTTCCTGATCGTGGAGATGGCGGGGCTCACCATCAACAACATGCTGCTCTTCGGCATGGTGCTGACCGTCGGCATGCTGGTCGACGGCGCCATCGTGATCACCGAATATGCCGACCGCAAGATGGCGGAGGGGCTGGTGCGCGGCGAGGCCTACCGGCTTGCCGCAAAGCGCATGTTCTGGCCCGTCGCCTCGTCGACGGCGACGACGCTCGCCGCCTTCCTGCCCATGCTGTTCTGGCCCGGCGTGACGGGCAAGTTCATGGCCAACCTGCCGATCACGGTGGTGGTGGTGCTGACCGCCTCGCTCATCACCGCGATGATCTTCCTGCCCGTTCTCGGCTCGCTCATCGGCAAGAGCGAGCAGGCCGACGACGTCACGCTGAAGCGGCTCGCGGGCCAGGACTCCGGCGATCTCGGCACGCTTCCGGGCTTCACCGGCGCCTATATCCGCCTGCTCCAGCGGCTCGTGCGCCATCCCGGCCCCGTGCTCGTCGCGGCCGTCCTCATCCTCGGCGGCATCTTCGCGGGCTACGGCGCGTTCAACAACGGCGTGACCTTCTTTGTGGAGACCGAGCCGCAGCAGGCGAGCATCTATATCCGCGCGCGCGGCAACCTGTCCGCGGGCGAGCAACTCACCCTCACCCGCGAGGTGGAGGACGTGGTGCGCGCCATGAACGGCATCGAGACCATCGCGACATCGGCCGGAAACGGCGGGCGCAGCATGGGCTTCGGCGACAATGGCGGCGACACGCCGCTCGACGTGATCGGCAAGCTGCTGATCGAGCTCGGCCCCTATGAGGAGCGCAGGCCGGGCCAGGAGATCCTCCAGGACATTCGCGAGCGGGCGGCCGAAATTCCCGGCATCATTGTGGAGGTTCGCGCCCAGGAGGACGGTCCGCCCACCGGCAAGGACATCCAGGTGGAGGTTCGCTCGCAGGAGCGCGCCAAGGTCGCCGCTGCCGCCAGGCGCGTGCGCGAGCACATGGAAGACGCCATGACCGGGCTCACCGATATCGAGGACGATTCCTCGCTGCCCGGCATCGACTGGGCGCTCACCATCGACCGCGAGGAGGCCGGCCGCTTCGGTGCCGACATCGCCTCGGTGGGCGCGCTCGTGCAGCTCGTCACCAATGGCGTCCTGGTCAGCACCTACCGGCCCGACGACGCCCGCGACGAGGTCGATATCCGCGTTCGGCTGCCGGAGGGCGAACGCTCCGTCGCCCGGCTCGACGAGCTGCGCCTGCAGACGCCGAACGGCCTCGTCCCGATCGCCAATTTCGTCGAGCGCACGCCCCAGCCCGCCGTCGACACGCTGTTCCGGCGCGACGGCAAGCCCTCCATCGTGGTGAAGGCCAATGCCGCCGCGGGGGTCCTTGCCGACGACAAGGTCCGCGAGATCAGGGCATGGATGGACACGCAGGACTGGCCGGCCGGCGTCCAGTTCTCCTTCGGCGGCGCCGACGAGGGTCAGAAGGAGAGCCAGGCCTTCCTGGTGAAGGCGCTGCTCGTCTCCATCTTCATGATGTTCCTGATCCTCGTCACCCAGTTCAACAGCTTCTACCACACCGCCCTCACGCTCTCGACGGTGGTCATGTCGGTGGCCGGCGTCCTGCTCGGCATGCTGGCGACGGGCCAGCCCTTCTCCGTGATCATGACGGGCACGGGCATCGTCGCCCTCGCCGGCATCGTGGTGAACAACGCCATCGTGCTGATCGACACCTATCAGCGGCTTCTGGAGGCGGGCTACGAGGCGCTCGACGCAGTGGTGCGCACCTGCGCCCAGCGCCTGAGGCCGGTGCTCCTGACCACGGTCACCACCATTTTCGGCCTCCTGCCGATGGCGCTGCAGGTCGATGTGGACTTCGTGAACCGGTCGGTCGATATCGGCTCGATCAGCTCGAGCTGGTGGGTGCAGCTCGCGACCGCGATCATTTCGGGGCTGGCCTTCGCGACCCTGCTGACGCTGCTCCTGATCCCCGTTCTTCTCGCCGCACCGACCGTGTGGCGGCGCAGCCTCGCCGGCCGGCGCGCGCGCCGGCGCGGGGAAACCCGGGACACGGCGGCGGATCCCGCCTCCTGA
- a CDS encoding phosphatidylserine decarboxylase yields the protein MNGLLDTIRSTLAPVHREGYRFVAIFAIVTLALFVFVADWLGWIGVVLTIWCAYFFRDPDRVTPLREGLVISPADGRVSAIEEVVSPPETGLDGERRVRVSIFMNVFDVHVNRSPVAGRIAAMSYIPGKFLNAELDKASDENERQGFRIEMADGTAIGMVQIAGLVARRIVRFAKEGDRVGPGERVGMIRFGSRVDVYLPSGHNPLVAIGQRAIAGETVLADLASDEPEREARLG from the coding sequence GTGAACGGCCTTCTGGACACAATCCGCTCGACGCTCGCGCCGGTTCACCGCGAGGGCTATCGCTTCGTCGCGATCTTCGCGATCGTGACGCTCGCCCTGTTCGTGTTCGTGGCGGACTGGCTCGGCTGGATCGGCGTCGTGCTCACCATCTGGTGCGCCTATTTCTTCCGCGACCCGGACCGCGTGACCCCCTTGCGCGAGGGGCTGGTGATCAGCCCCGCCGACGGGCGGGTCTCCGCCATCGAGGAGGTCGTCTCGCCGCCGGAGACGGGGCTCGACGGCGAGCGGCGCGTGCGCGTCTCCATCTTCATGAATGTCTTCGACGTCCATGTGAACCGGTCCCCCGTCGCCGGCCGCATCGCGGCGATGAGCTATATTCCGGGCAAGTTCCTCAATGCCGAGCTCGACAAGGCGAGCGACGAGAACGAGCGGCAGGGCTTCCGGATCGAGATGGCCGACGGCACGGCCATCGGCATGGTCCAGATCGCCGGCCTCGTCGCGCGGCGCATCGTGCGCTTCGCCAAGGAGGGCGACCGGGTGGGGCCCGGCGAGCGCGTCGGCATGATCCGCTTCGGCAGCAGAGTGGACGTCTACCTGCCCAGCGGGCACAATCCGCTCGTGGCCATCGGCCAGCGCGCCATTGCCGGCGAGACGGTGCTTGCGGACCTCGCCTCCGACGAGCCGGAGCGCGAGGCGCGCCTTGGCTGA
- a CDS encoding ABCB family ABC transporter ATP-binding protein/permease, which produces MVDQPADTTPDREPPRDGGHMETLRGILPYLWPEGRSDLRWRVVLAMLALVVAKVVTVATPFAYKAAVDALAPVSEEGPAATTAAAIVAVPVALILAYGAGRVFMVVFAQLREGLFASVGQNAVRRLADRTFRHLHALSLRFHLERRTGGLSRVIERGTKGIEVILRYSLFNTFPTLVELALVCGILAWNFGWPFAAITGVTVLFYIWFTYRATEWRMEIRRQMNDADTDANTKAIDSLLNFETVKYFANEEHEARRFDRSMARYEKAATRTFTSLAALNSGQIVIFSIGLTAIMLMAARGVSQGAMTVGDFVLVNSFLIQLYMPLNFLGSTYRDIKQGLIDIEAMFDLLEVEPEIWDRPGATELKVGEGEIVFDRVSFAYDRARPILRDVSFTIRPGHTLAIVGPSGAGKSTISRLLFRFYEVSDGAIRIDGQNVAEVTQASLRAAIGMVPQDTVLFNDTIRYNIRYGRPDASDEEVEAAAKLAQIHDFVMALPGGYDTIVGERGLKLSGGEKQRVSIARTILKGPPILVLDEATSALDTHTEREIQSALGQVSRDRTTLVIAHRLSTVVDADEIIVLEAGRIAERGRHDELLAAGGVYSSMWNRQREADEARERLAQTGEDRGPTAEEQALASLTAK; this is translated from the coding sequence ATGGTCGACCAGCCTGCAGACACGACGCCCGACCGCGAGCCCCCGCGCGACGGCGGCCACATGGAGACGCTGAGGGGCATCCTGCCCTATCTGTGGCCGGAGGGGCGCAGCGACCTGCGCTGGCGCGTCGTGCTCGCCATGCTGGCACTGGTGGTCGCCAAGGTCGTCACGGTCGCCACGCCCTTCGCCTACAAGGCCGCCGTCGACGCGCTCGCGCCCGTCAGCGAGGAGGGGCCCGCGGCCACGACCGCCGCCGCCATCGTGGCGGTGCCGGTGGCGCTCATCCTGGCCTATGGCGCGGGGCGGGTGTTCATGGTGGTGTTCGCCCAGCTGCGCGAGGGGCTGTTCGCAAGCGTCGGCCAGAATGCCGTGCGCCGGCTCGCCGACCGGACCTTCCGCCACCTCCACGCCCTGTCCCTGCGCTTCCACCTGGAGCGGCGCACGGGCGGTCTCAGCCGGGTCATCGAGCGCGGCACCAAGGGCATCGAGGTGATCCTGCGCTATTCGCTGTTCAACACCTTCCCGACCCTTGTGGAGCTGGCGCTCGTCTGTGGCATTCTCGCATGGAACTTCGGCTGGCCGTTCGCCGCCATCACGGGCGTGACGGTGCTGTTCTACATCTGGTTCACCTACCGCGCGACGGAATGGCGGATGGAAATCCGCCGCCAGATGAACGACGCCGATACCGACGCCAACACCAAGGCCATCGACAGCCTGCTCAATTTCGAGACGGTGAAGTATTTCGCCAACGAGGAGCACGAGGCCCGCCGCTTCGACCGGTCCATGGCGCGCTACGAAAAGGCGGCGACGCGCACCTTCACCTCGCTGGCGGCGCTCAACAGCGGCCAGATCGTCATCTTCTCCATAGGCCTCACCGCGATCATGCTCATGGCCGCGCGCGGCGTCTCGCAGGGCGCGATGACGGTTGGCGACTTCGTTCTGGTCAACTCCTTCCTGATCCAGCTCTACATGCCGCTCAATTTCCTCGGCTCGACCTATCGCGACATCAAGCAGGGGCTGATCGATATCGAGGCGATGTTCGATCTCCTGGAGGTCGAGCCGGAGATCTGGGATCGTCCGGGCGCGACGGAGCTGAAGGTCGGCGAGGGCGAGATCGTCTTCGACCGTGTCTCCTTCGCCTATGACAGGGCGCGCCCGATCCTGCGCGATGTGAGCTTCACGATCCGGCCGGGCCACACGCTCGCCATCGTGGGGCCGAGCGGGGCCGGCAAGTCGACCATCTCGCGGCTGCTCTTCCGCTTCTACGAGGTGTCCGACGGGGCGATCCGGATCGACGGGCAGAATGTCGCCGAGGTGACGCAGGCCTCCCTGCGCGCCGCCATCGGCATGGTTCCCCAGGATACCGTGCTGTTCAACGACACGATCCGCTACAACATCCGCTACGGCCGCCCCGATGCGAGCGACGAGGAGGTGGAGGCGGCGGCGAAGCTCGCCCAGATCCACGATTTCGTCATGGCGCTGCCGGGCGGCTACGACACGATCGTCGGCGAACGCGGCCTGAAGCTGTCGGGCGGCGAGAAGCAGCGCGTCTCCATCGCGCGCACCATTCTCAAGGGACCGCCCATCCTCGTTCTCGACGAGGCGACCTCCGCGCTCGACACCCATACCGAGCGCGAGATCCAGTCCGCGCTCGGCCAGGTCTCGCGCGACCGCACCACGCTCGTCATCGCGCACCGCCTGTCGACGGTGGTCGATGCCGACGAGATCATCGTTCTGGAAGCGGGCCGGATCGCCGAGCGCGGCCGCCACGACGAGCTCCTGGCCGCGGGCGGCGTCTATTCGAGCATGTGGAATCGCCAGCGCGAGGCCGACGAGGCGCGCGAGCGCCTTGCCCAGACGGGCGAGGATCGCGGCCCGACGGCGGAGGAACAGGCACTTGCCAGCCTGACCGCGAAATAG
- a CDS encoding efflux RND transporter periplasmic adaptor subunit: MRRSYIWAGLVTVVIAGWLASGYLLPSPPAPSADGTGKAETDKDTSQAFRVRTATLTAQEHTEELVLPGQTEADQRVEVRARTGGIVEKVPHREGDRVEAGAVLCQLDIAERTAALAQARAQLASAQRDFEAAQQLASKKYTSESQLASARAAFDAAQAEVDRIERDIAYTTVTSPIAGIVESRPADLGSFLQVGQACATVTVLDPIVVSAQVSERDVEALSLGMAGSARLVDGQTVEGRLAFISPRADSETRTFRIELDAPNRDERIRAGITARLVLPLKPRSAHRIPSSALTLDERGRVGVMTVDAGGTARFMPLEILAETREGLWVAGLPETVTLITVGQDYVLDGQPVETVPSVLGANTTPAGGLVEAN; encoded by the coding sequence ATGCGGCGTTCTTATATCTGGGCGGGACTGGTGACCGTCGTGATCGCGGGCTGGCTGGCCTCCGGCTATCTGCTGCCCTCGCCTCCCGCCCCGTCCGCGGACGGCACCGGCAAGGCGGAAACCGACAAGGACACCAGCCAGGCCTTCCGCGTGCGCACGGCAACGCTCACCGCGCAGGAGCACACCGAAGAGCTCGTCCTGCCCGGCCAGACCGAGGCCGACCAGCGCGTGGAAGTGCGCGCGCGCACCGGCGGCATCGTGGAAAAGGTGCCCCACAGGGAGGGCGACCGGGTGGAGGCCGGAGCCGTCCTCTGCCAGCTCGACATCGCCGAGCGCACCGCCGCCCTCGCCCAGGCGCGCGCCCAGCTCGCCAGCGCCCAGCGCGATTTCGAGGCCGCCCAGCAGCTCGCCAGCAAGAAATACACCTCCGAAAGCCAGCTCGCCTCCGCCCGCGCGGCCTTCGACGCCGCGCAGGCCGAGGTCGACAGGATCGAGCGCGACATCGCCTATACGACCGTCACCTCCCCCATTGCCGGCATCGTGGAGAGCCGCCCGGCCGATCTCGGCTCCTTCCTGCAGGTCGGACAGGCCTGCGCGACCGTGACGGTGCTCGACCCCATCGTGGTGAGCGCGCAGGTCAGCGAGCGCGACGTGGAGGCGCTCTCCCTCGGCATGGCCGGCAGCGCAAGGCTCGTCGACGGGCAGACCGTGGAGGGCCGCCTCGCCTTCATCTCGCCGCGCGCCGACAGCGAGACGCGGACCTTCCGCATCGAGCTCGACGCGCCGAACCGGGACGAAAGGATCCGCGCCGGCATCACCGCCCGGCTGGTCCTGCCGCTCAAGCCCCGGTCCGCCCACAGGATCCCCTCCTCCGCCCTGACGCTCGACGAGCGCGGGAGGGTCGGCGTCATGACGGTCGATGCGGGCGGCACGGCCCGCTTCATGCCCCTGGAGATCCTCGCGGAGACGCGCGAGGGCCTGTGGGTCGCGGGCCTGCCGGAAACGGTCACGCTCATCACGGTCGGCCAGGACTATGTGCTCGACGGCCAACCCGTGGAGACCGTGCCGTCGGTACTCGGCGCCAATACGACGCCGGCCGGCGGGCTGGTGGAGGCCAACTGA
- a CDS encoding LysM peptidoglycan-binding domain-containing protein gives MKNPLVIGVILALAALGVLLYARGDDLLRWRETARLPATPETGTQPRVADKADEGAPAPQAGASGGTSEDRTAPRGTDGERPAETATAPEASEPAGDGESADKPAMTAETSRETTAGQPSREATGEPSAQPEEEKPSAAPQKTEAGAVQPPSFDIVRVEEDGTAVIAGRAAPGASVSVMLDDNEIGEAVANERGEWVVLVERPIRPGDHQLSARAVRGEGPEVRSSQTIALALPEHSRDEPLIVAKEPGAPSKVLQKPSRVPESAGGQETPAASGEPERTASAEQTAPAERDAASGETGGEEAAASGETPVAQTGLPLMLDTVDYNDAGDIIFSGRAPAGATVRLYVDNRLVADAEAGADGTWHYAGRKEIAPGAHSLRLDQINPDGKVVSRVELPFVRAEPDAIARLAQARRQSAEAKARAQDPRPADGESRTADAGEDGGTPPRQTAEVSPSAGTSGAPQGAEPSSGAPQDEEASGTSGTGTTEEATGSGESRTASAAQPGTALSWTEPRSGSAQPRTAASDRRKAPDVSPVEGGVKETGSTPEETASRTPPAGTGGTEKTTGEAGLPTETAGGETGRASDTAIASRAPSDDATPPAAGDETGEDAGIVEEPAAAKPQGSPDMTDRSQTEADGQPAQEPGAGAAGAQDQPETAPGATIGGQGYVIIQPGNNLWRIARVVYGRGTEYTVIYEANKTQIRDPDLIYPGQVFATPGVAPPNYIPPDRREPLDGDAEPAETQ, from the coding sequence ATGAAGAATCCGCTTGTTATCGGCGTCATACTCGCCCTGGCTGCTCTGGGCGTGCTGCTGTATGCGAGAGGCGACGACCTGTTGCGGTGGCGCGAGACGGCGCGGTTGCCGGCGACCCCCGAGACCGGTACGCAGCCCCGTGTCGCCGACAAGGCGGACGAAGGCGCGCCCGCCCCGCAAGCCGGCGCCTCCGGCGGCACATCCGAAGACCGCACGGCACCGCGCGGGACCGATGGCGAACGGCCCGCCGAAACGGCCACCGCCCCCGAAGCGTCCGAACCTGCCGGCGACGGCGAGTCCGCGGACAAGCCGGCCATGACGGCCGAGACATCCCGGGAGACAACGGCCGGGCAGCCTTCGAGGGAAGCCACCGGCGAGCCGTCCGCGCAGCCGGAGGAGGAAAAGCCGTCGGCTGCCCCGCAGAAGACGGAGGCCGGTGCCGTCCAGCCGCCGTCCTTCGATATCGTCCGCGTCGAGGAGGACGGCACGGCGGTGATCGCGGGGCGCGCCGCGCCCGGCGCGAGCGTCTCCGTCATGCTCGACGACAATGAAATCGGCGAGGCGGTTGCCAATGAACGCGGCGAATGGGTGGTGCTGGTCGAGCGGCCGATCAGGCCCGGCGACCATCAGCTCTCCGCCAGGGCGGTGCGGGGCGAGGGCCCGGAGGTGAGATCGAGCCAGACCATCGCGCTCGCCCTGCCCGAGCACAGCCGCGACGAGCCGCTGATCGTCGCCAAGGAGCCGGGCGCGCCGAGCAAGGTTCTGCAGAAACCGTCGCGGGTGCCTGAAAGCGCCGGCGGGCAGGAGACGCCGGCCGCGTCCGGCGAGCCCGAACGGACCGCCTCGGCGGAGCAGACCGCTCCGGCGGAACGGGATGCGGCGTCCGGCGAGACGGGCGGGGAGGAGGCGGCGGCATCCGGCGAGACCCCCGTCGCCCAGACCGGCCTGCCCCTGATGCTCGACACGGTCGATTACAACGATGCGGGCGACATCATCTTCTCCGGTCGTGCGCCTGCGGGCGCGACGGTCAGGCTCTATGTGGACAACAGGCTCGTCGCCGATGCCGAGGCCGGCGCGGACGGCACCTGGCACTATGCCGGGCGCAAGGAAATCGCACCGGGCGCGCATTCCCTTCGTCTCGATCAGATCAATCCGGACGGCAAGGTCGTGAGCCGCGTCGAGCTGCCCTTCGTGCGCGCCGAGCCCGACGCGATCGCCCGGCTCGCGCAGGCCCGCCGGCAGAGCGCCGAGGCGAAGGCGCGCGCGCAGGATCCCCGTCCGGCGGACGGGGAGAGCCGCACAGCCGACGCCGGGGAAGACGGCGGCACGCCGCCTCGGCAGACCGCCGAGGTTTCGCCCTCCGCCGGAACGTCCGGCGCGCCGCAGGGCGCGGAGCCGTCCTCGGGCGCGCCACAGGACGAAGAGGCATCCGGGACCTCCGGGACAGGCACGACCGAAGAGGCGACAGGCAGCGGGGAGAGCCGGACGGCCAGCGCCGCACAGCCGGGCACGGCACTCTCCTGGACGGAACCCCGGTCGGGCTCGGCGCAGCCCAGGACCGCCGCATCGGACCGCCGGAAGGCCCCGGATGTGTCGCCGGTCGAAGGCGGTGTCAAGGAGACCGGCAGCACTCCTGAAGAAACGGCGTCGCGGACACCTCCGGCCGGGACCGGCGGGACGGAGAAGACAACCGGAGAGGCCGGGCTGCCGACCGAAACCGCCGGCGGTGAGACGGGACGGGCCTCCGATACCGCCATTGCCAGCCGTGCGCCTTCGGATGACGCGACGCCCCCGGCGGCGGGGGATGAGACCGGAGAGGATGCCGGGATCGTGGAGGAGCCTGCCGCCGCGAAGCCGCAAGGGTCGCCGGACATGACGGACCGCTCGCAGACGGAAGCCGACGGCCAGCCGGCGCAGGAGCCGGGAGCCGGCGCGGCCGGGGCGCAGGACCAGCCGGAGACCGCGCCCGGAGCCACCATTGGCGGCCAGGGCTATGTCATCATCCAGCCGGGCAACAATCTGTGGCGCATCGCGCGGGTGGTCTATGGCCGTGGCACCGAGTACACCGTGATCTACGAGGCCAACAAGACCCAGATCCGCGACCCCGATCTCATCTATCCGGGCCAGGTCTTCGCGACACCCGGCGTCGCGCCGCCCAACTACATTCCGCCAGACCGGCGCGAGCCGCTCGACGGGGACGCGGAGCCCGCCGAGACGCAATGA